Proteins from a genomic interval of Enterococcus faecium:
- a CDS encoding LLM class flavin-dependent oxidoreductase: MKKIGFLSFGHWMEQGSLVKTAQDAYLQSIDLAVEAEKIGVDGAFFRVHHFAPQIGSPFPLLAAIGAKTSKIEIGTGLIDMRYENPYYMAENAGLTDIITQGRVQLGVGRGSPEQVLDGWKYFGYDYSEEEIKVVTRERSLEFLELLEGKPFAEPNPQPMFPQGSGKLRIEPYSEGLRQRIWWGAGSQQTAIWAAQHGMNLQSSTLVNYESHEPFHIQQANQLRAYKEAWKQAGHDFEPRTLVTRSIQPITTDLDRRLFGQDGSPQQDAVGYLAYHRNPTIFGKTFAGEPDQLIKELAEDEAIKEADTVLVTIPNTLGVEYNMHLLETIVKDIAPELGWR; this comes from the coding sequence TTGAAAAAAATCGGCTTTTTAAGCTTTGGACATTGGATGGAGCAAGGATCGCTCGTGAAAACAGCTCAAGATGCTTATTTGCAATCAATCGATTTAGCAGTGGAAGCAGAAAAAATCGGAGTGGACGGAGCGTTTTTCCGCGTACATCATTTTGCCCCTCAGATTGGGTCGCCGTTTCCTTTGCTAGCGGCAATCGGCGCAAAGACAAGTAAGATTGAAATCGGTACAGGACTTATTGATATGCGATATGAAAACCCTTATTATATGGCAGAAAATGCCGGATTGACAGATATCATCACGCAAGGAAGAGTGCAACTAGGAGTGGGGCGTGGTTCACCTGAACAAGTTCTAGATGGCTGGAAATACTTTGGTTATGATTACAGTGAAGAAGAAATCAAAGTGGTAACACGGGAACGCAGCCTTGAATTCTTGGAATTACTTGAAGGAAAACCATTTGCAGAACCAAATCCTCAACCAATGTTCCCACAAGGATCAGGAAAATTACGGATAGAACCTTATTCAGAAGGATTACGACAAAGAATCTGGTGGGGAGCTGGTTCGCAGCAAACGGCAATCTGGGCAGCACAACATGGAATGAATCTGCAATCATCTACATTAGTCAATTACGAATCCCATGAGCCATTCCATATCCAACAAGCAAACCAATTACGTGCGTATAAAGAAGCGTGGAAGCAAGCAGGTCATGATTTTGAACCAAGAACATTAGTTACTCGCTCGATTCAGCCAATCACCACTGATTTGGATCGACGCTTATTTGGACAAGACGGTAGTCCGCAACAAGATGCTGTCGGCTATCTTGCTTATCACCGGAACCCGACGATTTTTGGAAAAACTTTTGCTGGTGAACCTGATCAATTAATCAAGGAGCTAGCTGAAGATGAAGCAATCAAAGAAGCAGACACAGTACTTGTCACGATTCCTAATACTTTGGGGGTAGAATACAACATGCACTTGCTTGAAACAATCGTAAAAGATATCGCTCCAGAATTAGGATGGCGGTAA